Part of the Dehalobacter sp. 12DCB1 genome is shown below.
CCGGATGTCCTTATCCCGGATATTGTCCAGATTATGCAGCGTGGCCCTCCCCACGGTAGAACCGGCCACAAATACGTCCTTAAGAACCGCAGTCGGGGTGAGCACTCCTGTCCGGCCCACATTGATCTCAATATCCTTCACCTGGGTCTCGACCTGTTCGGCCGGGAACTTATAAGCAATCGCCCAGCGCGGACTTTTGGCCGTATAGCCGAGCTCTCGCTGCTGAGAAAAGCTGTTCACCTTGATGACCAGTCCATCAATCTCATAATGGAAACCGTGCCGTTCGTCCGTCATCCGGCTGCAGTACGCAATCACTTGCTCGATGGTTGAAAACAGCTGATAGTTTGGATTAACATTAAATCCGAGTCTGCTTAAGGCTTCCAACACTCCAGTCTGGGTACTGATTCCCATCTGTTCGGCCTGAATCAGCTGATACGCAAAATACCCCAGTTTCCGCTGCGCCGTGATCCTGGAATCCTGCTGACGCAGGGAACCGGCTGCCGCATTTCTCGGGTTCGCAAACAGGGAAAGTCCCTCTTCTTCCCGCTCCGTATTCAGCTGGAGGAAGGAGTCCTTCGGCATATATCCTTCGCCGCGGATATCCACAGAACCTTCGAATTTCCCGCCATCTGTGTTGTATAGCCGAAGCGGCACCGCTCTAATGGTCCGGACATTTGCTGTGATCTCTTCCCCGACTTCACCGTCCCCGCGGGTTGCCCCCCGCTGCAAAATACCTTCGTGGTAAGTTAAGGCTACCGTCAGCCCGTCGATCTTCAATTCTACGACATATTCCGCATCGGGTGCCACACCGCGCACCCGACGGTCAAAGTCCATTAATTCCTCGGCATTGAAAGCGTTATCGAGACTCAGCATCGTTTCTGGGTGCCGGACCTTCGGAAACTGGGATGCGACAACCCCTCCGACCCGCTGGGAAGGAGAATCAAGCGTGACCCAGTCCGGGTGTTGATGTTCGATCTCGATGAGTTCCTTTAAGTAAAGGTCATACTCAGCATCCGTAAGAATCGGATCATCCAGGCCGTAATAATGATAATTGGCCTTTTCGATCATATTTTTGAGTTCAAGCAAACGGTTATTTTGATTCATACCGAAACCCCTTACCTTAATCTCGTATTTTCCCTGTGTAGGCTTATTCGCCTTTCACCGAAAGGTTAACCCAAGGCTTATCGAATCTTTTAATTTTGCATCGAAAAATCTACTATATCTTAGACAGCCGGGCATACTCAGCAATCAGTTTTTTAACTACACCGCTGAAAACAACCGTGATTTCAGCACTGTTCCCTTCACCTTTTACGGACATTACAATACCGTGGCCGAATTTGGGATGCTCGACTTTGTCACCGACCAGAAAGCTTCCGGGATCAGAGCTTACAACAGACGATCCACTGTCCTTCCAGCTTTTACATCCGGTAAAGGAATTGCCTGAAGCGTAAGCAGTATCACCACCAGCATAGTTCCTGGTTTGGGAAGAAGACCCGAATCCTCTCCCAAGAATCTCCCGACGGGATATTTCCTCTTTCAAAAGTTCTTCGGGGATCTCTTTCAGGAAACGGGAAGGTACACTGCTCTGGAT
Proteins encoded:
- the ligA gene encoding NAD-dependent DNA ligase LigA, which translates into the protein MNQNNRLLELKNMIEKANYHYYGLDDPILTDAEYDLYLKELIEIEHQHPDWVTLDSPSQRVGGVVASQFPKVRHPETMLSLDNAFNAEELMDFDRRVRGVAPDAEYVVELKIDGLTVALTYHEGILQRGATRGDGEVGEEITANVRTIRAVPLRLYNTDGGKFEGSVDIRGEGYMPKDSFLQLNTEREEEGLSLFANPRNAAAGSLRQQDSRITAQRKLGYFAYQLIQAEQMGISTQTGVLEALSRLGFNVNPNYQLFSTIEQVIAYCSRMTDERHGFHYEIDGLVIKVNSFSQQRELGYTAKSPRWAIAYKFPAEQVETQVKDIEINVGRTGVLTPTAVLKDVFVAGSTVGRATLHNLDNIRDKDIRVGDYVLIHKAGDVIPEIIKSLPEKRTGQEMVFAMPANCPSCGSPVYRLEGEAAHRCQNISCPSRQREALIHFVSRDAMNIEGLGPAVVSQLLDAGLVKDASDLYYLQYEDLVQLDRMADKSARNLLASIEKSTERGLASLIFAMGIRHVGVKVGKILAARYRSMEALENATEEELREIGDIGGIMAKSIVSFFSAPANHEFLNRLKAAGVTMTAANMSVSQILAGKSIVVTGALRSWERREIEDLIEHLGGKASSSVSKKTSLVLVGENPGSKYHKARELGIPVYTEDEFKALINTEE